Below is a window of Brachyspira hampsonii DNA.
TTTAATAGCAGGTCCTAGGAGATTAAGACCGGTTTTAATGACTTCTCTTACTACAATATTAGGACTTCTTCCTATGGCTTTGTCAAGCGGTGAAGGTAATGAGATGTATCAGCCTTTATCATTAGCTGTACTTGGAGGATTAACAGTTTCTACTATGTTTACTCTTGTTATAGTACCAACTGTTTATGCTGCTATTAGAAACAGAATACCTCTTAAAGATTATGATGCTAAAGATTTGGCTAGTGTTGAAACAGGAACAGGTATTGATGATGCTTTGAGTACTCCGGGTAAATAATAGATAAACATAAATAAAAAATAAAGAGCTTGAGTTATAATACTTAAGCTCTTTATTTTTATATAAGAATTAATTATATTATATTGAAATTAGAATATAATTCCAATTAAGAAACGAATCAACACTAGAAAATTTAAAATTATTTCCTTTAGCTTTCATTAAAGGAATATCATAAGAAACATATCAGTTAACTATTATTTTTTATTTATAAATAATCATTAGTGAGAATAATATATTTATAAATAAAAAATACTATGTTGTCAGCTTATAAAAAATGGGAATGCTTTTATATATAAGCATTCCCAAAATATTATTTTATATTAATTAGAATCTTAAACCAATTTCAGCACCTAAATCAAAAGATGAAAGTTTTACATTTAAAGTAGGATTTGTAGTTTCAATTAAAGGTATATCATAAGAAAAATATGCACCCACAACTATATTTAAAGGCAATAAGAAATCAACTACAGCCTTCACATAAGGTATATATGGATTTTTAAAATTATCTTTAAGTTTTTTATAATCATATCCTTGAGATTGATATCCGCCGTCGCTTTCTCTGAAATAACTGCTTCCTGCTAAAGGTATTTTTACTCCTGCACCTACACCTATAGATACAAAAGCAATATCTATTCTAGGCAAAACACCTATCATTAAGCTGTCAAAAGTTACTCCGCCTTTGGATTTTTCATCAATTGCAGATTTGAATGCAAATGCATCTCTGTTATATCCTAAGTCTAAACCTAAACCAAGTGATAAATATTGAAATCCTAAGTAATAAGCAGGCTGAACATGAATACCAAATTCAAAACCGGCATCGGATTTTAAACTTGAAGCATCATTTCCTGTGAAACCGCTGAAGCTTGCACCAATAGGAATAATCAAACCTAAACTGAATCCTGTTTTAGCCATTAATCCGCTGCTTAAGCTCATTATTAATATACTTGTTATTATAATTAATTTTTTCATTTTATTATTTTCTCCTAAATAAAATTTATACATCTATATAAAATTATAAATATAAAAAATAAACTATATATAATTTGTTTTTTGTTTATTTATTCTATATGTTATAACATAATTTAAATATTTACTTTGTTATAATTGTAAGTATATTCTAACTTTTTTCAAGTATTTTTTGTATTTTTTAACATTCGACTAAATTGTTAAAACATACAAAAGTTATGAAATACCATTGCAATAAATAAGAAATAGTTATATGTTTCTTTAACTAGTCATTTAAATTTTTGTTTAAAATCTAATAGTTAGATAAAAAATCTAATAAGGACTTAAAGAAATATGCAAGAAAAAATCAATGAATTAAGAAAAAGAAAAGAAAAAATAGAAGAAGGCGGTGGCATAGAAAAAAATGAAGAGCGTCATAAAAAAGGTAAATTAACAGCAAGAGAGCGTATATTACATCTTTTAGATGAAGGTACTTTCTGCGAGATAGATGCTTTTATAGAGCATAGATGCAGTGATTTCGGTATGGAAAAAAATAAAGTTGCCGGAGAAGGTGTAGTTACAGGATACGGTAAAATAAATGGAAGACAGGTATGTATATATGCTCAGGACTTTACTGTTATAGGCGGTTCATTAGGACAAATGCATGCTGCTAAAATTTGTAAGGTGCAGGATATGGCTATAAAATTAGGCTGCCCTTGTATAGGTATTAATGATTCAGGCGGAGCTAGAATACAAGAGGGTATTGACTCTTTAAGAGGATATGGTGATATCTTCTACAGAAATGTTCAGGCTTCCGGAGTGATACCTCAGATATGTGTTATAATGGGACCTTGTGCAGGAGGAGCTGTTTATTCACCTGCTTTGATGGACTTCATATTTATGACTGATAAAGGCTCTAATATGTTTATAACAGGTCCTCAGGTAGTAAAAGCGGTTACAGGAGAACAGGTTTCTGCTGAAGAGCTTGGAGGAGCTTATGTTCATAGTAAAACTTCAGGTGTTGCTTCTTTGATGTTCCCTGATGAGGTTTCTACATTAGAAGGTGTTAAGAAATTATTATCTTATATACCTCAGAATAATTTGGAAGATGTGCCTTTAGAGAATACAGACGATGATCCTAACAGAGCAGATGAAGAATTATCTAATGTTCTTCCAGACAGCCCAAATAAACCTTATGATATAAAAGAGATTATAAAAAGAGTGGTTGATAATGGAGAGTTTTTTGAGCTTCAGCCTTTATTTGCTACTAATATAGTTATATGTTTTGCCCGTCTTGATGGAAAGTCTGTTGGTATAATAGCTAATCAGCCTAATTCTATGGCGGGTGTACTTGATATTAATGCAGCAGATAAAGCGGCAAGATTCATTCGTTTCTGCGATAGTTTTAATATTCCTCTTATCACATTAGTTGATACTGCAGGATATTTACCGGGTGTAGGACAGGAGCATAATGGTGTTATTAGGCATGGTGCTAAACTTTTATATGCTTATTCAGAGGCTACTGCTCCTAAAATTACTCTTATTATAAGAAAGTCTTATGGGGGAGCTTATATTGCTATGTGTTCTAAGCATTTGGGTGCTGATATGGTTTATGCTTGGCCTTCTGCTGAGATTGCTGTTATGGGACCGGATGGTGCTGCTAATATCATATTTAAAAAAGAAATAGATAAAGCTGATGATCCTAAAAAAGTAAGAGCTGAAAAAATAGAAGAATACAAAAAAGAATTTGCTAATCCTTACAGAGCTGCTGTTAGAGGTTATGTAGATGATGTAATAGAGCCGGAATATACTAGAAGCTATTTGATTAATGCATTGCATATTTTAGCAAGCAAGAGAGAAACTAGACTTCCTAGAAAACATGGCAATATACCTCTATAAATTTAATTTTAGATATTAAGGAGAATTGAATGGAACATAATTCAGCTATTACCATATTTGGTATAATGTCTGTTTTTATAGTTGCTTTAGTTTTTTATATATTGTCTTTAGTTTTGGGAATGATTTTCAAAACTAGGAATATAAAAAAAGAAGAAGAAATTATAAAAGTAGTAGAGGAAAGCAAAACTAAAGAAGAGGATTTAATAGATGATACTGAACTTGTTGCGGTTCTTACAGCTTCAATATCAGCTTATACAGGTATGTCTAATAATAAATTTATTATTACATCTATTAAAGAATCTAAGACTCCTATATGGGGAATGGTGGATAGAGTAAATAAATTAAAATGATAATGTAGTAATATAAAAAATAGTTAGCTTAAAAAAGCTGTATATTTTTATTAAAAGTATCACAGAGTAAGCAATCTATTTTTATTAATAAAAGATTGATAGTCTTATAACTAAAGTTGTTATAGATTAGAATTTTTTAATTATAAATTAAAAACATTTTGTGGAGAATAATATTATGACTAAGCAATATAAAATCACAGTTAATGGAAAAACTTATGATGTATCAGTAGAGGAGATAAGAGCCGTAGCTTCAAATAAAACAGTATCTACTATAGTTAATGCTCCGGTAAATACACCTAAGCCTGTTGCAGCACCAAAACCTGCAGCAGCTCCGGCAGTACCAATAGATGAGAATGCTATATCAGTAAAAGCAACTATGCCCGGCACTATAGTATCATTTAATGTTGCGGTAGGAGATAAAGTACAAGAAGGTCAGGTTGTAGCTATATTAGAAGCTATGAAGATGGAAAATGAAATTACAGCTCCTGCATCAGGAGAAGTAAAATCTATACATGTTGAAAAGGGTTCTTCAGTTGTAGAGGGTCAGGTTATATTACAAATCAAGTAATATAAAGGGGTGAATATGAATAACGCTTTAGGTTTGGATTTTAACAATTTATTTACAGGTTTTTATCCGCCGACTTTAGCCCAAGTTATAATGATGCTTTTAGGAGCATATCTTATATATATGTCTATATATTATAAGAAAAAACCTTTGCTTCTTCTTCCTATGGGAGTTGCAATATTAGCTGCTAATATGCCTCTTCCTAAAATGACAGAAGATGTAGTAAGCGGTTTTTTGGGTTTAATTCATAGCGGTGCAGACAGCGGAGTTTATCCTGTATTGGTATTTTTTGCAGTTGGTACTATGATAGATTTAGGACTTGTGCTTGCAGATCCTAAAAATTTCTTTATAGGTGCTAGTTCTCAGATTGGAATACTTATAGTATTTTATATTATGAGTTCTTTGAATTTAGGTGAAGATTTATCTGCTGCTACTTCGATTATAGGCGCTGCTGACGGATCTTTGGCTATGTATATGACTTCTCTCATTACAGAGCCTAGATATTTTGCCGCTATTGTTATGGCTGCATATCTATATATGGAGCTTCTTCCTTTACTTCAGTCAGGACTTACAAAGGTTTTAACTACTGCAAAAGAAAGAAAAATTCCTATGAATTATTTGAGACAGGTTTCAAGAGGAGAGAAAATTATATTT
It encodes the following:
- a CDS encoding acyl-CoA carboxylase subunit beta; this encodes MQEKINELRKRKEKIEEGGGIEKNEERHKKGKLTARERILHLLDEGTFCEIDAFIEHRCSDFGMEKNKVAGEGVVTGYGKINGRQVCIYAQDFTVIGGSLGQMHAAKICKVQDMAIKLGCPCIGINDSGGARIQEGIDSLRGYGDIFYRNVQASGVIPQICVIMGPCAGGAVYSPALMDFIFMTDKGSNMFITGPQVVKAVTGEQVSAEELGGAYVHSKTSGVASLMFPDEVSTLEGVKKLLSYIPQNNLEDVPLENTDDDPNRADEELSNVLPDSPNKPYDIKEIIKRVVDNGEFFELQPLFATNIVICFARLDGKSVGIIANQPNSMAGVLDINAADKAARFIRFCDSFNIPLITLVDTAGYLPGVGQEHNGVIRHGAKLLYAYSEATAPKITLIIRKSYGGAYIAMCSKHLGADMVYAWPSAEIAVMGPDGAANIIFKKEIDKADDPKKVRAEKIEEYKKEFANPYRAAVRGYVDDVIEPEYTRSYLINALHILASKRETRLPRKHGNIPL
- a CDS encoding OadG family protein, with product MEHNSAITIFGIMSVFIVALVFYILSLVLGMIFKTRNIKKEEEIIKVVEESKTKEEDLIDDTELVAVLTASISAYTGMSNNKFIITSIKESKTPIWGMVDRVNKLK
- a CDS encoding biotin/lipoyl-containing protein; protein product: MTKQYKITVNGKTYDVSVEEIRAVASNKTVSTIVNAPVNTPKPVAAPKPAAAPAVPIDENAISVKATMPGTIVSFNVAVGDKVQEGQVVAILEAMKMENEITAPASGEVKSIHVEKGSSVVEGQVILQIK
- a CDS encoding sodium ion-translocating decarboxylase subunit beta — translated: MNNALGLDFNNLFTGFYPPTLAQVIMMLLGAYLIYMSIYYKKKPLLLLPMGVAILAANMPLPKMTEDVVSGFLGLIHSGADSGVYPVLVFFAVGTMIDLGLVLADPKNFFIGASSQIGILIVFYIMSSLNLGEDLSAATSIIGAADGSLAMYMTSLITEPRYFAAIVMAAYLYMELLPLLQSGLTKVLTTAKERKIPMNYLRQVSRGEKIIFAVIAMGLCGIFLANSFPLIAALLFGSILRESDIIKNFSVSLQKSLTEILTMLIGIAIGSSASAEYFMTLNTVMIFAFGLLSLILSTTIGIIAAKVINILSGGKVNPIIGSAGLSAFPVPAWGAHVYGQENSSSNCLLLHAMAVNISGIISGAIVMGILLTFFH